The following is a genomic window from candidate division WOR-3 bacterium.
GGCAAAGATTTTTTCGTATTGATAAAAATAATTAAATTTGCATTGAAATCTATTCCAGAATCGTTCATCAATGCGACTGCGCGGATTTGCTCCACCGCCGACGCGGGCATAAGCCGCATAATAACAGGCATCCCAGGTTCTGACACGCTCAATGTCATCGCCTTTTTTATAATCGCTTAACAAAAAACAGTAACAGGTGGGACAAGCATAAAGACAGGAAAAACATTCAACACATTCATCCCGGGCATCACGAATTTTATTTCTATCTACTTTCTCCACCAGTTCCGGAATTTTAGCCTTGAGTTTATTTTTATTTATCATCTCCAGTTTTTCCAGTGCCTTTTTCCGGCTCTCATCCCGCTCTTGGAGAATTTCCTCAGCGGCTTTTTCAAATAAATCACCATTCTCATTGATCAATACCTCGCCCCTGGGAGTGAAAACCTGAATTAAATACCCACCCTGCACTGGAGTGAGATTTAAATCACCCACTCCTTCTGGGTAGGGTTTCAACCCTACCATATTACAAAAACAGGTATCTTGAGGCTCCGGACAATCTGCAGAAATAATAACTGTGTTTTCCCGGCGAATTTTATAGATGGAATCAACCGGCTCCCAATTCAGAAAGACCCGATCATGAACTTCGATTCCTCTGAGATCACAATTTTTGATTCCCATGACGATA
Proteins encoded in this region:
- a CDS encoding 4Fe-4S dicluster domain-containing protein: MNFLLPVNNIKEWIERLARRAKVFYPFRENGKSHIIAYCAESFVHPDFTGIRTAENVKHFFFPSRGTVARFPTAMEIRSEPIIVMGIKNCDLRGIEVHDRVFLNWEPVDSIYKIRRENTVIISADCPEPQDTCFCNMVGLKPYPEGVGDLNLTPVQGGYLIQVFTPRGEVLINENGDLFEKAAEEILQERDESRKKALEKLEMINKNKLKAKIPELVEKVDRNKIRDARDECVECFSCLYACPTCYCFLLSDYKKGDDIERVRTWDACYYAAYARVGGGANPRSRIDERFWNRFQCKFNYFYQYEKIFACSGCGRCLVGCSAKIDIRKILTKL